A genomic stretch from Lathyrus oleraceus cultivar Zhongwan6 chromosome 2, CAAS_Psat_ZW6_1.0, whole genome shotgun sequence includes:
- the LOC127122973 gene encoding probable LRR receptor-like serine/threonine-protein kinase At1g53430 yields the protein MDFDDKEYEADEHLRGISNFVESTDGKWAYSSTRVFLGNEKADYVARNVFSLNINESSGHYYQTARIAPISLNYFGFCMMKGNYNVKLHFAEIMFSNDRTFSSFGRRIFDVSIQGRKYLKDFNIMEEAGGVGKGITRDFNVDVNDSTLQIHLSWAGKGTNAVPMRGVYGPLISAINVTPNFKIPSNRLSAGAIAGIVIGSLALVLLILFVLWKMGYIFRKDQTDKGKILVLKLKTGYFSLRQIKAATNNFDPENKIGEGGFGPVYKGILSDGAVIAVKQLSSKSKQGNREFVNEIGMISALQHPNLVKLYGCCIEGNQLLLVYEYMENNSLARALFGKPEQKLNLDWRTRMKICVGIARGLAYLHEESRLKIVHRDIKATNVLLDKHLNAKISDFGLAKLDEEENTHISTRIVGTIGYMAPEYAMRGYLTDKADVYSFGVVALEIVSGMSNTNYRPKEEFVYLLDWAYVLQEQGNLLELVDPSLGSNYSAEKAMRMLQLALLCTNPSPTLRAPMSSVVSMLEGNTPIQAPIIKRSDSASGARFKAFELLSHDSQTNVSSTSLQDSRELRGKSMDGPWIDSSISYPSKDDYSSSDRLI from the exons ATGGAT TTTGATGACAAAGAATATGAAGCCGACGAACATTTACGCGGAATTTCAAACTTTGTTGAAAGTActgatggaaaatgggcttatAGCAGCACAAGAGTATTTCTAGGAAATGAAAAAGCTGATTATGTGGCAAGAAATGTTTTCTCTTTGAATATTAATGAGTCTTCTGGACACTACTACCAAACAGCCCGCATTGCGCCGATATCTCTTAACTACTTTGGATTTTGTATGATGAAGGGAAATTATAATGTGAAACTTCATTTTGCTGAGATAATGTTTTCTAATGACCGGACTTTTAGCAGTTTTGGAAGGCGCATATTCGATGTTTCAATTCAA GGTCGTAAATATTTAAAAGACTTTAACATTATGGAAGAAGCCGGTGGAGTTGGCAAGGGAATTACTCGGGACTTTAACGTTGATGTTAATGATAGCACCTTGCAAATCCACTTATCATGGGCAGGAAAAGGAACTAATGCAGTCCCTATGAGAGGTGTATATGGACCTCTTATATCTGCTATCAATGTGACCCCAA ACTTTAAAATTCCTTCGAATCGGTTGTCTGCCGGAGCAATTGCTGGAATTGTGATTGGATCATTGGCACTTGTTTTGCTGATACTTTTTGTCCTTTGGAAGATGGGTTACATTTTTCGGAAAGATCAAACAGACAAAGGTAAGATTTTAGTTCTAA AATTGAAAACAGGTTATTTTAGTTTGAGACAAATTAAAGCTGCTACTAATAACTTCGATCCAGAAAATAAGATAGGTGAAGGAGGATTTGGGCCAGTTTACAAG GGTATATTGTCAGATGGTGCTGTGATTGCGGTTAAACAGCTCTCGTCCAAATCAAAGCAAGGGAACCGCGAATTCGTAAACGAAATAGGCATGATATCTGCTTTGCAGCATCCCAATCTTGTGAAACTTTATGGATGTTGCATTGAAGGAAACCAATTGCTGCTTGTATATGAATACATGGAGAACAATAGTCTTGCTCGTGCTCTTTTCG GTAAGCCAGAACAAAAGTTGAACTTGGACTGGCGCACGAGAATGAAGATTTGTGTAGGGATAGCAAGAGGTTTGGCCTATCTTCATGAGGAATCAAGGTTGAAAATAGTACACAGAGATATTAAGGCAACTAATGTCTTACTCGATAAGCATCTGAATGCCAAAATCTCTGATTTCGGTTTAGCCAAGCTTGACGAAGAAGAAAACACTCATATCAGCACGCGAATAGTTGGGACAAT AGGTTACATGGCTCCTGAGTATGCAATGCGGGGTTACTTAACCGACAAAGCAGATGTATATAGTTTCGGAGTTGTAGCTTTAGAGATTGTTAGTGGAATGAGCAACACAAATTATAGGCCAAAAGAGGAATTTGTTTATCTTCTGGATTGG GCCTATGTTCTCCAAGAACAAGGAAACCTTCTGGAATTGGTGGATCCAAGTCTTGGTTCAAACTACTCAGCTGAAAAGGCCATGAGAATGCTGCAACTGGCACTCCTTTGCACCAATCCATCTCCAACTCTTAGAGCACCAATGTCATCGGTCGTGAGCATGCTTGAAGGAAACACTCCAATTCAAGCGCCGATAATCAAGCGAAGCGATAGTGCTAGTGGCGCAAGATTTAAAGCCTTTGAGCTTCTATCACATGATAGCCAAACTAATGTTTCTTCAACATCTTTACAAGATAGTAGAGAGCTAAGAGGCAAATCAATGGATGGACCATGGATTGATTCTTCCATATCATATCCAAGTAAAGATGATTATTCTTCATCTGATAGGCTTATTTGA